Proteins encoded in a region of the Shewanella polaris genome:
- a CDS encoding amidohydrolase, which translates to MVKLMPSLVAVAFSTAVIGCSPAEQQDKKITINANPYPSTYHVLPNSTTLLKNAIVLTGTGKRIDEADVLIKDGKISAVGKQLVAEGAVVINAKGKWITPGIIDVHSHLGVYPSPNAESHNDGNEMTNPVTAEVWAEHSVWPQDPGFNRAREGGITTLQILPGSANLIGGRGVTLKNVPATTMQAMKFPNAPYGLKMACGENPKNLYGSRNELPMTRMGNMAGYRTAFIQATEYKRAWDKYDADYAAGKNPEVPERDLMKDTLKGVLEGDILIHNHCYKAEEMAMMIDLGKEFGYHAGTFHHAVEGYKIADLLAENGNCAAMWPDWWGFKLEAYDMVLENVAMVDAVKNSCAIVHSDSGVTIQRLNQETAKIMHRANENGFDLKEEHVIGWLTANAAKSLGISDKTGSLEQGKNADLVVWNTNPFSVYAQAEQVFIDGAKVYDRQDPAYQAQSDFMLGQQ; encoded by the coding sequence ATGGTAAAACTGATGCCTTCATTGGTTGCTGTAGCTTTTTCAACCGCAGTAATAGGTTGTAGCCCTGCAGAACAACAAGATAAAAAAATTACAATCAATGCTAACCCGTATCCAAGTACTTACCATGTGCTGCCCAATTCAACCACGCTACTTAAAAATGCCATTGTGTTAACTGGTACAGGTAAACGTATTGATGAGGCTGATGTGTTAATTAAAGACGGTAAAATTAGTGCTGTAGGAAAACAGTTAGTTGCTGAAGGTGCTGTGGTTATTAATGCTAAAGGCAAGTGGATTACTCCGGGTATTATTGATGTACATTCGCACTTAGGCGTATATCCAAGCCCGAACGCCGAGTCACATAATGACGGTAATGAAATGACGAATCCCGTTACCGCTGAAGTTTGGGCTGAGCATAGTGTGTGGCCACAAGATCCTGGTTTTAATCGTGCCCGTGAAGGCGGTATTACAACATTACAAATCTTACCTGGTTCTGCCAATCTTATTGGTGGCCGAGGCGTGACTCTCAAAAATGTCCCCGCTACTACCATGCAAGCTATGAAGTTCCCTAATGCCCCTTACGGTTTAAAAATGGCCTGCGGTGAAAACCCTAAAAACCTTTATGGAAGCCGTAATGAATTACCCATGACACGTATGGGGAATATGGCGGGTTACCGTACTGCATTTATTCAGGCTACAGAATATAAACGGGCATGGGACAAATATGATGCTGATTATGCTGCTGGTAAAAATCCTGAGGTACCAGAACGAGACTTGATGAAAGACACGTTAAAAGGTGTGCTTGAAGGTGACATTCTTATTCACAATCATTGTTATAAAGCTGAAGAGATGGCAATGATGATCGACTTAGGCAAAGAATTTGGTTATCACGCAGGAACATTCCACCATGCTGTAGAAGGTTATAAAATTGCAGATTTACTGGCTGAAAACGGTAACTGTGCCGCTATGTGGCCAGATTGGTGGGGCTTTAAATTAGAAGCTTATGACATGGTGCTTGAAAATGTTGCAATGGTTGATGCGGTTAAAAACTCTTGCGCAATAGTACACTCCGATTCAGGTGTAACGATTCAACGCTTAAATCAAGAAACTGCCAAAATAATGCATAGGGCTAATGAAAACGGATTTGATTTGAAAGAAGAACACGTGATTGGTTGGCTTACCGCTAATGCGGCAAAATCATTGGGGATTAGCGATAAAACCGGCTCTCTTGAGCAAGGTAAAAATGCTGATTTAGTGGTGTGGAATACCAACCCGTTTAGTGTTTATGCTCAAGCGGAACAAGTATTTATCGATGGCGCGAAAGTATATGACCGTCAAGACCCAGCCTATCAGGCACAAAGTGACTTTATGTTAGGTCAGCAATAA
- the aroE gene encoding shikimate dehydrogenase, producing MTDKYAVFGNPIAQSKSPFIHTEFAKQTQQDISYEAILAPVDQFETSLTAFFADGGKGANVTAPFKEQAFAMCDELSEIAKLAGAVNTLFNLPDGKIGGDNTDGVGLVNDLEMLFGSLKGKRVLLVGAGGAARGCILPILQHNVAQLIICNRTHEKAEQLQDLFNEYGNFFAQPIEKLLSPFDLVINSTSAGLSGQLITLPNVIVDETTDCYDMTYSQDTTVFNQWAQERHARKTADGLGMLVGQAAESFKLWRGVTPDKGPVMRKLRELLAQEASD from the coding sequence ATGACAGATAAGTATGCTGTATTTGGTAACCCAATAGCGCAAAGTAAGTCGCCATTTATTCATACTGAGTTTGCTAAGCAAACTCAGCAAGACATAAGCTATGAAGCCATTCTCGCCCCTGTTGATCAATTTGAAACTTCGCTAACGGCATTCTTTGCCGATGGCGGAAAAGGTGCCAATGTCACTGCACCATTTAAAGAGCAAGCATTTGCTATGTGCGACGAGCTCAGTGAAATCGCTAAACTCGCTGGCGCAGTCAACACCTTGTTTAATTTACCTGATGGTAAAATTGGTGGTGACAACACAGATGGTGTTGGTTTGGTGAACGATTTAGAAATGCTGTTTGGTTCACTAAAAGGTAAGCGAGTTTTATTGGTGGGTGCTGGTGGCGCGGCAAGAGGTTGTATTTTACCTATATTGCAGCACAATGTGGCTCAGTTGATTATCTGTAATCGGACTCATGAAAAAGCAGAGCAACTCCAAGACTTATTTAATGAATACGGCAACTTTTTTGCTCAACCCATTGAAAAATTACTATCGCCATTTGATTTAGTTATTAACTCAACCTCAGCAGGACTATCCGGGCAGCTCATTACTTTACCTAACGTTATCGTCGATGAAACCACAGATTGTTACGATATGACCTACAGTCAAGATACCACGGTATTCAATCAATGGGCGCAAGAGCGGCATGCTCGTAAAACCGCAGATGGGTTAGGGATGTTGGTTGGTCAAGCTGCGGAAAGTTTTAAGCTATGGAGAGGTGTCACCCCTGATAAAGGACCTGTAATGCGTAAATTACGAGAGTTATTGGCACAAGAGGCATCAGACTAA
- a CDS encoding topoisomerase DNA-binding C4 zinc finger domain-containing protein produces MSKIDPQLFNVHEHALDKEFELCPACGSELSVRHSKHGGFVGCNNYPTCDYTRPLVQHESIETQVISGSVCPKCGNELAVKSGRFGIFIGCTHYPECTHIEKHDNTNQAEQITCPQCAKGHLESRTSRYGKTFFACSAYPKCKFIVNYPPYNEACPDCGFGILVERKGAAGSRVECPQKSCKYKRAL; encoded by the coding sequence ATGTCGAAAATTGATCCACAGCTGTTTAATGTCCACGAGCATGCATTAGATAAAGAGTTTGAGCTTTGTCCTGCTTGTGGATCTGAGTTGTCGGTTAGACATAGTAAACATGGTGGCTTTGTCGGTTGTAATAATTATCCAACATGTGATTATACTCGTCCATTAGTGCAACATGAGTCGATAGAAACTCAAGTCATCAGCGGTTCAGTGTGCCCTAAATGTGGTAATGAACTGGCGGTTAAATCGGGGCGTTTTGGTATTTTTATCGGTTGTACGCATTATCCTGAATGTACCCATATTGAAAAACACGATAATACTAATCAAGCTGAACAGATTACCTGTCCTCAGTGTGCTAAAGGCCACCTTGAGTCTCGAACCAGTCGATATGGGAAAACTTTTTTTGCTTGCAGTGCCTACCCAAAATGTAAGTTTATCGTAAACTATCCTCCATATAATGAAGCTTGCCCTGATTGTGGTTTCGGAATTTTAGTAGAACGAAAAGGGGCGGCTGGTAGTCGAGTCGAGTGTCCGCAAAAATCCTGTAAATATAAGCGAGCTTTATAG
- the dprA gene encoding DNA-processing protein DprA produces MDVEEIRQRLEFEPQALPLPANLLAKCHIDFNKVEQALAWLDSQPNHYIVTLSDPLYPPLLSQITDPPPVLFVKGQILSLVLPSIAVVGSRNASRGGLDMTAELAYQLANQGFAITSGMATGIDGAAHKAAINANGKTIAVLGTGAECIYPKRHQNLYHDIINTGCVISEYWPNIGPFSGNFPRRNRIVSGLSLGTVVVEASRKSGSLISARLAMEQNREVFAVPGSVLGGYSQGCHDLIKNGAKLVESAADIIEELGCLSDYHLEQLHQRHHIQDNEVCNLPFPPLLASVGYETTAIDAVVEDSGKTIDLVLIQMLELELQGWVAAVPGGYVRLKRS; encoded by the coding sequence ATGGACGTTGAAGAAATTCGTCAACGTTTAGAGTTTGAACCACAGGCTTTGCCCTTGCCGGCAAACCTGCTGGCTAAGTGCCATATAGACTTTAACAAAGTGGAGCAAGCCTTAGCATGGCTTGATTCGCAACCAAATCACTATATTGTGACTCTTTCTGATCCCCTTTATCCTCCATTACTTTCTCAGATTACCGATCCGCCACCAGTGTTATTTGTTAAAGGTCAGATATTGTCCCTAGTTTTGCCTAGTATAGCGGTGGTTGGCAGCCGTAATGCCTCTCGTGGTGGCTTAGATATGACTGCCGAACTCGCTTATCAGTTAGCCAACCAAGGTTTTGCAATTACTAGTGGTATGGCGACAGGCATTGATGGTGCTGCACATAAAGCGGCAATAAACGCGAACGGTAAAACAATTGCGGTTCTTGGCACTGGAGCCGAGTGTATTTATCCTAAACGCCATCAAAATTTGTATCACGATATTATCAATACTGGTTGTGTCATCAGTGAGTATTGGCCAAACATTGGGCCTTTCTCTGGTAATTTTCCGCGGCGTAACCGTATTGTCAGCGGCCTAAGTTTAGGTACCGTAGTCGTTGAGGCAAGTCGTAAAAGTGGCTCATTAATTAGTGCTCGGCTGGCTATGGAGCAAAACCGTGAGGTGTTTGCTGTTCCGGGGTCTGTATTAGGCGGTTATAGCCAAGGTTGTCATGATTTAATTAAAAATGGAGCAAAACTTGTCGAGTCTGCTGCCGATATAATAGAAGAATTAGGCTGTTTATCGGATTATCACCTTGAACAATTGCATCAACGGCACCATATACAGGATAATGAAGTTTGTAATTTGCCATTTCCTCCGCTGTTAGCTAGTGTAGGATATGAAACGACAGCCATAGATGCTGTGGTTGAGGATAGTGGGAAGACAATAGATCTGGTGTTAATACAAATGCTTGAACTCGAGTTACAAGGGTGGGTTGCAGCAGTGCCCGGTGGTTACGTCAGACTAAAGAGGAGTTAG
- a CDS encoding DUF1488 domain-containing protein: MNQSVIFSDQLYVETNQVRFIAQQQGMNINCFASFAVISELCDDQLVSENNVINMFEKCRFDLEDKAELLIEQEQFNGKGDISIK, encoded by the coding sequence ATGAATCAAAGCGTCATTTTTAGTGACCAACTCTATGTTGAAACAAATCAAGTAAGGTTTATTGCTCAACAACAGGGGATGAATATTAATTGCTTTGCTAGCTTTGCTGTTATTAGCGAACTTTGTGATGATCAACTAGTGAGTGAAAATAACGTTATAAATATGTTTGAAAAGTGTCGTTTTGACCTAGAAGACAAAGCAGAACTCTTGATTGAGCAAGAGCAGTTTAATGGCAAGGGCGATATTAGTATTAAATAA
- a CDS encoding LysM peptidoglycan-binding domain-containing protein, whose amino-acid sequence MDFTMKRLLLLVFLCLNFSLASADTLTLKVGGHPDTYVVKKGDTLWDISGYFLNDPWRWPKLWGNNPLIANPHLIYPGDRLTLEFIDGQPRLVVKQHIKKSPEGRVISKNGPIPAVDLALIKPYLVQNRVVDPRWLDGQPIVMSGESPSIHHVVNDVVYVNAMLEQGLKVAIYQTGREFFSPESGELLGREIILASTGRVIESGTVSKVELLSSLRETKGGYHVTPVEDEALMSAYFIPKAADLSVPTSIIATIGNIREAGKLDVVYIDRGADDGVKTGHVFSMFRDGENIVIDNDGNPVRPLDSSTYDKVLAQFSEETAYKMPDVFHGNLMVFKVFDKTSLGLIMFSGRPVRVGDKLSKPEPLTIKGE is encoded by the coding sequence ATGGATTTCACCATGAAACGCTTATTATTACTTGTTTTTCTATGTTTAAATTTTTCTTTGGCTAGTGCGGATACATTAACACTGAAAGTTGGTGGTCATCCAGATACGTATGTCGTTAAAAAAGGCGATACGTTATGGGATATTTCTGGTTATTTTTTAAATGATCCCTGGCGTTGGCCTAAATTGTGGGGAAATAATCCATTAATTGCGAATCCGCATTTAATTTATCCCGGTGATCGACTGACTTTGGAATTTATTGATGGTCAACCTCGTTTAGTGGTTAAGCAACACATCAAAAAGAGCCCTGAAGGTCGTGTTATATCGAAAAATGGCCCTATTCCAGCTGTAGATCTTGCCTTAATTAAGCCCTATTTGGTACAGAATAGGGTGGTTGATCCTAGATGGTTAGATGGGCAGCCAATTGTTATGAGCGGTGAGAGTCCTTCGATTCATCATGTCGTCAATGACGTTGTATATGTTAATGCAATGCTTGAACAAGGCCTTAAAGTTGCTATTTACCAAACTGGCCGTGAGTTTTTCTCCCCTGAGAGTGGTGAGTTATTAGGCCGAGAAATTATTTTAGCATCAACTGGCCGAGTTATTGAATCTGGGACTGTGTCGAAAGTTGAACTGCTCAGCAGTTTACGCGAAACCAAAGGTGGCTATCATGTGACACCTGTTGAAGATGAAGCGTTAATGTCGGCATATTTTATTCCTAAAGCAGCAGACTTAAGTGTGCCTACCTCAATTATTGCTACCATAGGCAATATTCGTGAAGCGGGTAAACTTGACGTGGTATATATTGATCGTGGTGCAGATGATGGTGTTAAGACTGGTCATGTTTTTTCAATGTTCCGCGATGGTGAAAACATTGTCATTGATAACGATGGTAATCCTGTCCGTCCCCTTGATAGTTCAACTTACGATAAAGTCCTTGCACAGTTTTCAGAAGAGACGGCTTATAAAATGCCTGATGTTTTCCATGGTAATTTAATGGTCTTTAAAGTGTTTGATAAAACTAGTTTAGGATTGATTATGTTTAGTGGCCGCCCTGTTCGAGTGGGTGATAAGTTGTCTAAACCAGAGCCATTAACGATTAAAGGTGAATAA
- the def gene encoding peptide deformylase — MPILNVLRFPDERLRTIAQPVTDFGPQLQTQIDNMLETMYLEKGIGLAATQVDFHQRLIVMDLQDEVDRPTVFINPQIMASSGDLANEEGCLSVPGIYAKVDRAEYVTLKALDRHGNEFTVEADELFAICIQHEIDHLNGKLFVDYLSPLKRQRIKTKLEKEARLDAREA; from the coding sequence ATGCCAATACTTAATGTTTTACGATTTCCAGATGAGCGTTTACGTACTATAGCTCAACCAGTAACGGATTTTGGTCCGCAACTACAAACACAAATAGATAACATGCTCGAGACCATGTACCTAGAAAAAGGTATTGGCCTAGCCGCCACGCAAGTCGATTTTCATCAGCGACTTATTGTGATGGATTTACAAGATGAAGTTGATCGTCCAACCGTTTTTATTAATCCTCAAATAATGGCCAGTAGTGGCGACTTGGCAAATGAAGAAGGTTGCCTTTCAGTACCGGGGATTTACGCCAAAGTTGATCGTGCAGAATATGTCACTTTAAAAGCGTTAGATCGCCATGGTAATGAATTTACTGTTGAAGCTGACGAGTTATTTGCCATTTGTATTCAGCATGAAATAGATCACCTTAATGGCAAGTTATTTGTCGATTATTTATCGCCATTAAAACGCCAGCGCATTAAAACTAAGCTTGAAAAAGAAGCTCGTTTAGATGCTAGAGAAGCATAG
- the fmt gene encoding methionyl-tRNA formyltransferase encodes MKPLKIIFAGTPDFAARHLQALIDSEHDVVATYTQPDRPAGRGKKLTASPVKTLALEHDIAVFQPASLRKEEAQAELAHLNADIMVVVAYGLILPKIVLDTPRLGCINVHGSILPRWRGAAPIQRALWAGDAETGVTIMQMDIGLDTGDMLLKTFLPIDNTDTSASLYEKLAVQGPQALIQALSGLSEGTLTAKKQDETLANYAEKLSKEEARLDWHKSAKQLWQDIRAFNPWPVSYFEHQQSTIKVWQADYSDEICTESPGTIIAATKQGIEVATADGKLIIQTMQLPNKKPLNVADILNARSDWFAAGVCLNQEAN; translated from the coding sequence TTGAAACCGTTAAAAATAATCTTTGCCGGTACTCCGGATTTCGCGGCTAGACATTTACAAGCACTCATCGATTCTGAACATGATGTAGTAGCCACTTATACTCAACCAGATAGACCCGCAGGACGAGGCAAGAAACTCACAGCTAGTCCAGTAAAGACCTTGGCTTTAGAGCATGATATTGCGGTATTTCAACCAGCATCATTACGTAAAGAAGAGGCTCAGGCTGAGTTAGCACACCTTAATGCAGATATTATGGTGGTAGTGGCTTATGGATTGATTTTACCGAAGATAGTGCTTGATACTCCGCGTTTAGGTTGTATTAATGTTCACGGTTCAATTTTACCTCGTTGGCGCGGAGCGGCTCCTATACAAAGAGCATTATGGGCTGGAGATGCCGAAACGGGTGTCACCATTATGCAAATGGATATAGGCCTAGATACTGGCGATATGCTATTAAAAACATTTCTACCTATCGACAATACAGACACTTCAGCGAGTCTATATGAAAAGTTGGCAGTTCAAGGCCCACAAGCATTAATTCAGGCCTTATCAGGATTAAGCGAAGGGACCTTAACCGCTAAAAAGCAAGATGAAACACTCGCAAATTACGCAGAGAAACTATCAAAAGAAGAAGCTCGTCTTGATTGGCATAAAAGTGCTAAGCAATTATGGCAAGACATCCGTGCGTTCAATCCTTGGCCAGTCAGTTATTTTGAACATCAACAAAGTACCATTAAAGTCTGGCAAGCTGATTATTCCGATGAGATATGCACCGAGTCACCGGGAACGATTATTGCTGCAACTAAACAAGGTATTGAAGTTGCGACAGCGGACGGCAAGTTAATTATTCAAACCATGCAACTGCCTAACAAAAAGCCCCTTAATGTGGCTGACATTCTTAATGCTCGTAGTGATTGGTTCGCTGCTGGTGTGTGTTTAAACCAAGAGGCTAACTAG
- a CDS encoding group II truncated hemoglobin: protein MNWLRKLFTKPQADISRDTSQSNAYDIIGGDKVIRAIAHDFYQQMQQRPEAQALLAIHRSPIADSEQKLYEFLSGWLGGPQLYQQKYGHPALRARHMPFAIDESMREQWLMCMRAAIKNTIKKPEHQQVIIQAISTLADNMRNR from the coding sequence ATGAACTGGTTACGTAAATTATTCACCAAACCTCAAGCCGATATTAGTAGAGACACAAGCCAATCTAATGCCTACGACATTATTGGTGGAGATAAAGTCATCCGCGCAATTGCTCATGACTTCTACCAACAAATGCAACAACGCCCTGAAGCCCAAGCATTATTAGCCATACATCGATCGCCAATTGCAGATTCAGAACAAAAACTGTATGAATTTTTAAGCGGTTGGTTAGGTGGGCCGCAACTGTATCAACAAAAATATGGTCATCCAGCTTTGCGCGCGAGACACATGCCCTTTGCGATTGATGAGTCGATGCGAGAACAATGGTTAATGTGTATGCGTGCAGCCATTAAAAACACAATAAAAAAGCCTGAACATCAACAAGTGATTATTCAGGCTATTTCGACCCTAGCAGACAACATGCGTAACCGATGA
- a CDS encoding L-threonylcarbamoyladenylate synthase translates to MLQLQPSAVAAVINQGGVIAYPTEAVFGLGCDPDNDSAIEKLLAVKQRPWQKGLILVASSLEQLVPYIDITQLTWEQLQFVQSKWPGPFTFIMPIKAHVSKLLCGEFDSIAVRVSAHPVVRELCNTLNKPLVSTSANLAGELPVVDAQHIITDFSDKIEALILGQLGEQRQPSTIIDARSGQILRTGS, encoded by the coding sequence ATGTTGCAATTGCAGCCATCTGCTGTCGCCGCCGTTATAAACCAAGGTGGAGTGATTGCTTATCCTACTGAAGCTGTATTTGGTTTAGGATGTGATCCTGACAACGACAGTGCTATCGAAAAATTGTTAGCAGTTAAACAGCGTCCTTGGCAAAAAGGGTTAATTTTAGTTGCCAGTTCTTTGGAGCAACTTGTTCCTTATATTGATATCACTCAACTAACATGGGAGCAATTGCAGTTTGTGCAATCTAAATGGCCTGGACCATTTACGTTTATCATGCCTATTAAAGCGCATGTATCTAAATTACTTTGTGGTGAGTTTGACTCTATCGCCGTGCGTGTCTCAGCTCATCCCGTCGTGCGTGAATTGTGCAATACCCTCAATAAACCTTTAGTATCGACAAGTGCCAATTTAGCTGGTGAGTTACCAGTAGTCGATGCGCAACATATCATCACTGATTTTAGCGATAAAATTGAGGCATTGATTTTAGGTCAGCTGGGCGAACAACGTCAGCCATCAACTATTATAGATGCCCGCAGTGGTCAGATCCTTCGTACTGGAAGTTAA
- a CDS encoding amidohydrolase family protein, with product MTLFNKSVIAFSLALSSAAQAESVAIIHATVHTVTDQGVLTDATVVIEDGTIVAINPQSPTADTIIDAKGAILTPGFIASMNDLGLVEIGAVSASRDTYEKEADIIFDPSLAYNPKASTVPFARKGGITRNIVSSGGGEGIFSGQTFTVDLSGNWDSLLAANTGLVVALGASKEGSRATGMQQLINKLEDAKKAQVKKTPKTAKAKDEPSREDSVVNAVLAGEKSLIVSVDRASDILHLIKLKQEFGLDLILVNAADAIIVADQLAKAKIPVVIDSMRNLPESFDSLHNSLENAGKLTKAGVKVAIALPGDSHSIYALRFSAGNAVANGMDYDDALAAVTANVADIFHLDSGQIAVGKPADLVLWSGDPFEFSSKVKKMWIAGEEQSTDSRQDKLRDRYLQKTAMPKAYSR from the coding sequence ATGACACTATTCAATAAATCCGTGATTGCATTCAGCCTTGCGTTAAGTAGTGCTGCTCAAGCTGAAAGTGTAGCCATTATTCATGCAACCGTGCATACAGTGACTGATCAAGGTGTATTAACCGATGCCACAGTTGTGATTGAAGACGGTACGATTGTGGCCATTAATCCACAATCGCCCACTGCCGATACCATTATTGATGCCAAAGGCGCAATATTAACACCAGGCTTTATTGCTAGCATGAATGACTTGGGGCTAGTAGAGATCGGTGCCGTATCTGCATCACGTGATACTTACGAAAAAGAAGCCGATATTATTTTTGACCCCAGCTTAGCTTATAACCCCAAAGCTTCTACCGTACCATTTGCTCGCAAAGGTGGTATAACCCGTAACATCGTATCATCTGGTGGTGGCGAAGGCATTTTTTCGGGGCAGACTTTTACAGTGGATTTAAGTGGTAATTGGGACAGCCTACTGGCAGCTAATACGGGATTGGTGGTTGCTTTGGGAGCCTCGAAAGAGGGGTCCCGTGCGACAGGTATGCAACAATTAATTAATAAGCTCGAAGATGCTAAAAAAGCCCAAGTGAAAAAAACACCAAAGACCGCTAAAGCCAAAGATGAACCTAGTCGGGAAGACAGTGTTGTTAACGCAGTGCTTGCGGGCGAGAAATCATTAATCGTTTCAGTCGACCGTGCCAGTGATATCTTGCATTTAATTAAGCTTAAACAGGAATTTGGCCTTGATCTCATTTTGGTTAATGCAGCCGATGCCATAATAGTGGCAGATCAGTTAGCGAAAGCGAAAATCCCAGTGGTTATCGACAGCATGCGTAACTTGCCAGAAAGTTTTGATTCATTACATAACTCACTTGAAAATGCAGGTAAACTAACTAAAGCCGGAGTGAAAGTGGCCATTGCCTTGCCTGGTGATAGTCATAGTATTTATGCTCTACGTTTTAGTGCCGGAAATGCCGTTGCTAATGGGATGGATTATGATGATGCACTGGCTGCTGTGACAGCAAATGTAGCTGATATTTTTCATTTAGATTCAGGACAAATAGCCGTGGGGAAACCTGCTGATTTAGTTTTATGGAGTGGCGACCCTTTCGAGTTTAGTAGTAAAGTAAAAAAGATGTGGATAGCAGGTGAAGAACAAAGTACTGACAGCCGTCAAGACAAACTACGTGATCGCTATTTACAAAAAACAGCTATGCCAAAAGCATATAGCCGTTAA
- the hemF gene encoding oxygen-dependent coproporphyrinogen oxidase — protein sequence MSNNLSQVPDAQKVKSFLLVLQQNICQRLELLDGKATFKADSWEREEGGGGTSRVLTQGKVFEQAGVNFSHVMGDAMPASATAHRPELAGRSFEAMGVSLVIHPNNPYIPTTHANVRFFIAHKEGADPVWWFGGGFDLTPYYPFKEDVISWHQMAKDICDPFGEEVYPKYKKWCDEYFFLPHRNETRGVGGLFFDDLNKPGFERSFEFMQAVGNGFIEAYEPIVERNKELVFGDDERQFQLYRRGRYVEFNLVYDRGTLFGLQTGGRTESILMSMPPLVRWEYGYTPEEDSPEAELYDIYLKPQDWLAKF from the coding sequence ATGTCAAACAATCTTTCTCAAGTGCCTGACGCACAAAAAGTAAAATCATTTTTACTCGTATTGCAGCAAAATATTTGTCAGCGTTTAGAGCTACTCGATGGCAAAGCCACTTTCAAAGCTGATTCATGGGAGCGTGAAGAAGGCGGTGGTGGTACTAGTCGGGTATTAACCCAAGGCAAGGTATTTGAACAAGCTGGAGTTAATTTTTCACATGTGATGGGTGATGCTATGCCTGCCTCGGCCACTGCGCATCGTCCTGAATTGGCTGGCCGTAGTTTTGAGGCGATGGGTGTATCTTTAGTTATCCACCCTAATAATCCCTATATTCCTACAACCCATGCCAATGTGCGTTTTTTTATTGCTCATAAAGAAGGGGCCGACCCTGTGTGGTGGTTTGGTGGTGGATTTGATTTAACGCCATACTATCCATTTAAAGAAGATGTGATCAGCTGGCATCAAATGGCTAAAGATATTTGCGATCCATTTGGCGAAGAAGTTTATCCTAAATACAAAAAATGGTGTGATGAGTACTTCTTCTTACCTCACCGTAATGAAACGCGTGGTGTAGGTGGACTCTTTTTTGATGATTTAAACAAACCTGGTTTTGAACGTAGTTTTGAGTTTATGCAAGCGGTTGGTAATGGTTTTATTGAAGCTTATGAGCCAATAGTCGAACGCAACAAAGAATTGGTATTTGGTGATGATGAACGTCAATTTCAACTTTATCGTCGTGGCCGCTATGTTGAGTTTAACTTGGTTTACGACCGAGGTACCTTGTTTGGCTTACAAACGGGTGGGCGCACTGAATCTATTTTAATGTCGATGCCGCCATTGGTGCGCTGGGAATATGGATATACTCCAGAAGAGGATAGCCCTGAAGCTGAATTGTATGACATCTACTTAAAACCACAAGACTGGTTAGCTAAATTCTAG
- a CDS encoding DUF494 family protein has translation MFDILMYLFENYVHSEIELLVDEDELTKELTRAGFHQVDIIKALSWLEHLADLQESDKPYLCNHAQHSFRIYTKAEMAKLDVESRGFLLFLEQIQVLSVETREMVIDRVMELDEPTLVLEDLKWVVLMVLFNVPGNESAYEQMEDLIFEQPEGRLHS, from the coding sequence ATGTTTGATATCCTCATGTATTTATTTGAAAATTATGTTCATAGTGAAATTGAACTATTAGTTGATGAAGATGAACTCACTAAAGAGTTAACTCGTGCGGGTTTTCATCAAGTAGATATTATAAAAGCACTTTCTTGGTTAGAGCACCTTGCTGATCTACAAGAAAGCGATAAACCGTACTTGTGCAATCATGCACAACATTCATTCCGTATCTATACCAAAGCGGAAATGGCTAAATTAGATGTTGAGAGCCGTGGTTTTTTACTGTTTTTAGAACAGATCCAAGTGCTCAGTGTTGAAACTCGCGAAATGGTCATTGACCGTGTCATGGAGTTAGATGAGCCAACATTGGTGTTAGAAGATCTTAAATGGGTGGTATTAATGGTACTATTTAATGTGCCTGGAAATGAGTCTGCTTATGAGCAAATGGAAGATTTAATCTTCGAGCAGCCAGAAGGGCGATTACACTCATAA